The following proteins come from a genomic window of Pichia kudriavzevii chromosome 1, complete sequence:
- a CDS encoding uncharacterized protein (PKUD0A07480; similar to Saccharomyces cerevisiae YDL149W (ATG9); ancestral locus Anc_7.328): protein MSEDYTKHTFLSRVLGHSEAEQPGLFVNDDDTDMQFSTYPLKDRKVKDLLMSDVSLGNPRQPGRDNDNDRSRRKRSNVSINFNSESEDSSDEEEMASHHSGNNINNDYNGSDVDEKHRLREELELELELGGVGNEVPGSLFFDNNRSDKLDHSLFGKIGKSVMDIGETTLKRAKSFTHKTVEKPALLMNQQPPTFITNMRKHESSSATIQRNVFKARKLPPRERALWMWANVSNLDIFLNNVYEYFLGNGWLCIFVSRCCDLLIIFFVVTLCSCLGNCIDYSMLMNGNVTNLSQVYDGQCYSHISLSQKFFYALLGILFVLRVKNCYSELLDLNEIKLFYNYLLDIDDSELQTITWPQIVKKIMILRNQNTNALINENNNDPDLQSKTKLNPHDIANRLMRKENYMIAIFNKNILNKALTFPFFKFHFLTKTLEWNLKLCIFDYLFNDEGQLEPKVLSQQSRLTLIKNLRKRFRVAGLLSIFLSPFLVIYFILYYFLKLFYDVKTNPGLLNARSYSPYAKWKMREYNELPHLFDQRINMSYEYADEYLNLFPKELLDTIFKFISFITGSLVTILVILTVIDHENFLNFEITEGKTVLFYMSALGAIFTVCKNAISDSSARYLFNPETSIKKVAKYTHYLPASWDNRYHTVEVKKQFSQMYNLKMVLIFKELCSLVALPYMLYISLPQSADKIIDFFRDYSVHVDGIGYVCSFAVFKMEQDKDHISFDMRLDRIFDDDTDDKMIKSYVNFVESYGNGGVNNGSRKIQPTSFEPDVSRKFSNPAQTLLKRNLNGNSSNTVLKPNFVNTVKNRNDGISNLESHIPASIDRKDGTHTGLSEYVNNLSTSMMIGESFHLGYARANGFIPAETIEEASDDEDMGGMGNSGGVLGLLNQVYKHK, encoded by the coding sequence ATGTCTGAAGACTACACAAAACACACGTTTCTTTCCAGGGTTCTTGGACATTCTGAGGCTGAACAGCCAGGATTGTTTGTCAATGACGACGACACAGACATGCAGTTTTCAACGTATCCACTGAAGGATCGTAAAGTTAAGGATCTACTAATGAGCGATGTGTCCTTGGGGAATCCTCGCCAACCTGGTCgtgataatgataatgatcGCTCCCGGAGGAAACGATCGAATGTGAgtatcaatttcaattcaGAAAGTGAAGATTCAAgtgatgaggaagaaatggCGTCACATCACAGTGGGAATAATATTAACAACGATTATAATGGGAGCGACGTGGACGAGAAGCACCGCCTAAGGGAAGAACTTGAATTGGAATTGGAGTTGGGAGGTGTTGGGAATGAGGTACCGGgaagtttgttttttgatAACAATAGAAGTGACAAATTAGATCATTCACTTTTTGGGAAGATTGGTAAATCTGTCATGGATATTGGAGAAACAACATTAAAACGTGCTAAGTCATTCACCCATAAAACAGTCGAAAAACCAGCATTGTTAATGAACCAGCAGCCTCCGACGTTTATTACGAACATGCGGAAACACGAATCAAGTTCTGCAACTATACAAAGGAATGTCTTTAAAGCACGGAAATTACCACCAAGGGAGAGGGCATTATGGATGTGGGCAAACGTGAGTAACCTTGATATCTTCCTAAACAATGTGTATGAATATTTCTTGGGTAACGGTTGGTTatgtatttttgtttctagATGCTGTGACTTGCtaattattttctttgttgttaCATTGTGCTCATGTTTAGGAAATTGCATTGACTATAGCATGTTGATGAATGGCAATGTAACTAACCTTTCACAAGTTTATGATGGCCAATGTTATTCACACATATCCCTATCACAGAAATTCTTTTACGCATTACTAGGGATATTATTTGTTTTACGTGTGAAGAATTGTTATAGTGAACTActtgatttgaatgaaatCAAGCTATTTTACAACTACTTGttggatattgatgattctgaATTACAAACCATTACATGGCCTCAAATTGtcaagaaaataatgattttgagaaatcaaaacacCAATGCCTTGATCAACGAGAACAACAATGATCCAGATCTACAATCTAAAACGAAGTTAAATCCCCACGATATAGCCAACAGGTTGatgagaaaagaaaattacaTGATTGCAATCTTCAATAAGAATATTCTTAATAAGGCCTTGACATTCccattcttcaaattccaCTTTTTAACCAAAACTTTAGAATGGAACCTTAAATTGTGCATTTTTGATTATCTATTTAACGATGAGGGGCAACTAGAACCAAAAGTTTTAAGCCAGCAGAGCCGTTTGAcattaataaaaaatttgagaaagagATTTAGAGTTGCTGGGTTATTGAGTATTTTCTTATCACCATTCCTAGTTATTTATTTCATTCTTTATTACTTTTTGAAACTATTTTATGATGTTAAAACCAACCCAGGGTTATTAAATGCAAGGAGCTATTCTCCTTATgcaaaatggaaaatgagAGAATACAACGAACTTCCCCatttatttgatcaaaGAATTAACATGTCCTATGAATACGCAGATGAGTATCTTAACCTATTCCCCAAGGAACTATTAGAtactattttcaaatttatctCTTTTATCACCGGCTCATTGGTAACGATTCTAGTCATTTTAACGGTTATAGACCATGAgaattttctcaatttcgAAATAACCGAAGGGAAAACAGTTTTATTCTATATGTCTGCATTGGGTGCAATCTTTACAGTGTGTAAAAATGCAATCTCTGATTCTAGTGCCAGGTATTTATTCAATCCCGAAActtcaatcaaaaaggTAGCTAAATACACACATTATCTACCAGCTTCATGGGATAATAGGTATCATACAGTCGAAGTGAAGAAACAGTTCAGCCAAATGtacaatttgaagatggtcctaatattcaaagaattgtGCAGTTTAGTTGCTTTACCTTATATGCTATATATTTCCTTACCTCAATCGGCCGATAAAATAATAGACTTCTTTAGAGATTATAGCGTTCATGTTGATGGGATTGGCTATGTTTGCAGCTTTGcggttttcaaaatggaacAAGACAAAGACCATATTTCATTTGATATGAGGTTAGATAGAatatttgatgatgatacaGATGataaaatgataaaatcgTATGTAAACTTTGTTGAAAGTTATGGAAATGGTGGAGTTAATAATGGCAGCCGGAAAATTCAACCTACTAGTTTTGAGCCTGATGtttcaagaaaattttcaaatcctGCACAAACTCTTTTAAAAAGAAACCTGAATGGGAATTCAAGCAACACCGTACTGAAACCCAATTTTGTTAATACTGTGAAAAACCGAAATGATGGCATTTCTAACCTTGAGTCACACATTCCAGCATCCATTGACAGGAAAGACGGAACACATACTGGTTTAAGCGAATATGTGAATAATTTAAGCACTAGCATGATGATAGGCGAGAGTTTCCACTTGGGCTATGCAAGGGCTAACGGATTTATTCCGGCAGAAACTATAGAGGAGGCATccgatgatgaagacatGGGGGGCATGGGGAATAGCGGTGGTGTTTTAGGACTTTTAAACCAAGTATATAAACATAAATAA
- a CDS encoding uncharacterized protein (PKUD0A07510; similar to Saccharomyces cerevisiae YDR481C (PHO8); ancestral locus Anc_8.501) yields MSFDKNGPFKLNITTLLSILSLLVFVYCIPNPETQQTLHSEAGKKPGKKNIIMMVTDGTGPSSFNMARSFNQYIKDLSFDEPLFIDKYLIGQSRTRSSSSLITDSAAGATAFSCALKSYNGAIGVDQFKNPCGTILEALKLKGWKTGLVVTTSITDATPAAFSSHADYRQFQDLIANQQLGLNMTITGPDGNGLVDLMIGGGRCSFLPGSSVEGCRQDELNLIEYALERGWNVSLTREEFDQLGMGLNEEVSLPVLSLLAYYNIPYELDRNEHKFPSLFEETVTALNILSRETAESDQGFFLLVEGSRIDHAGHHNDPHAQVHEILAFDKAFQAVIEFAENSDVETYVISTSDHETGGVDVGRQVTPEYPDYIWYPEVLDRARHSGEFLNFKINKWMHERGTIKQEELREYIEREILEKDLGILDYDRDEIHDILELIYRDSASNETDEGYITITEVDGASAVVEFLKDMVSRRARIGWSTHGHTAADVNVYGYCNREQGEQLLVTALGGNIENIQIGKFMEQIGGVELSELSDKLVREGQIHAPA; encoded by the coding sequence CCGGAGACACAGCAGACTCTCCACAGTGAAGCAGGAAAGAAACCAGGTAAGAAGAATATCATTATGATGGTCACCGATGGCACGGGGCCATCTTCGTTTAATATGGCCCGTTCATTCAACCAGTATATCAAGGATTTGTCGTTTGATGAACCTCTCTTTATTGATAAGTATCTGATTGGCCAATCACGGACCAGGTCATCGTCGTCGTTAATTACAGATTCTGCTGCCGGTGCAACTGCATTTTCCTGTGCACTGAAATCGTATAATGGGGCTATTGGGGTCGATCAATTCAAAAACCCGTGCGGAACCATACTTGAAGCTCTCAAGTTAAAGGGGTGGAAGACGGGTCTCGTAGTAACGACCTCCATCACCGATGCCACGCCTGCAGCCTTCAGTTCACATGCCGATTATAGACAGTTTCAGGATTTGATTGCCAATCAGCAGCTGGGACTCAATATGACCATAACCGGTCCCGATGGTAATGGATTAGTTGATTTAATGATTGGTGGAGGAAGATGTTCGTTTCTACCGGGAAGCAGTGTTGAAGGGTGTAGACAAGACgagttgaatttgattgaatATGCCCTTGAGAGAGGTTGGAATGTTTCACTTACAAGGGAGGAGTTTGATCAGCTTGGAATGGGATTAAATGAAGAGGTTAGTCTTCCCGTATTGTCTCTATTAGCATACTACAATATACCATATGAACTCGATCGAAATGAACATAAATTCCCCAGTTTATTTGAGGAAACCGTAACGGCATTGAATATCTTATCGAGAGAGACTGCGGAATCCGATCAGGGGTTCTTTTTATTAGTTGAAGGTTCGAGAATTGACCATGCCGGACACCACAATGATCCGCATGCACAAGTACATGAGATTTTGGCCTTTGATAAAGCCTTCCAAGCGGTTATTGAGTTTGCCGAAAACAGTGACGTTGAGACGTATGTTATATCAACGAGCGACCATGAGACCGGAGGAGTCGATGTTGGTCGGCAAGTAACTCCTGAGTATCCCGATTATATTTGGTATCCTGAGGTTTTGGATAGGGCGAGACATTCAGGAGAATTCCTtaattttaaaatcaacaaatggaTGCACGAGAGAGGGACCATTAAACAGGAGGAGCTCCGAGAATACATCGAGAGAGAGATTCTAGAGAAGGACCTCGGTATTCTAGACTATGACAGGGATGAGATACATGACATTCTCGAGCTCATCTACAGAGATTCAGCTAGTAATGAAACTGATGAGGGATATATCACCATAACGGAAGTGGACGGAGCCAGTGCCGTTGTTGAGTTTCTCAAAGACATGGTTTCACGCCGTGCGAGAATTGGATGGTCTACACATGGACATACCGCTGCCGATGTCAATGTCTATGGATATTGTAATAGAGAACAAGGTGAACAATTACTCGTTACCGCATTGGGTGGcaacattgaaaatatacaaattGGTAAATTTATGGAACAAATTGGAGGTGTTGAATTGAGTGAATTGAGTGACAAGTTAGTTAGGGAAGGGCAAATCCATGCGCCGGCCTGA
- a CDS encoding uncharacterized protein (PKUD0A07490; similar to Saccharomyces cerevisiae YLR418C (CDC73); ancestral locus Anc_4.290), whose translation MSFVDVLKSAITSNKEAKLVNAEGGVVEDIGAAEFVQIGDSEKFKLGEESQFKGSKMYDVKSVYFCWMNRDAAVTEYIELCENNKVDVISFVEKTDLISYLKGETDTSNYVIKPNSDEKDGKKRGTRDDEKVDYKESKRLKIESDPLLKEISKHEIELVDHDKALRGTQKANDFSNLIRECEYKIVRPLKSASKKPSTTSKDARKKEVAGNDSSSLATILKKKDPIIILSPSAISMLTMNNVKLFLQDGKFVDPQDIKEGANLNMVQVIRQSKKFGKKIKFVVVSNVEKFFVKPEYWDRVVAVFTTGQEWQFKNYKINQPNLLFQKVKGFYVNYSGDVIPNNIKNWNVQVISLDRNQRFKDRQVSEFLWESIERFMMSRGYK comes from the coding sequence ATGTCGTTTGTGGATGTACTTAAGAGCGCAATCACGTCTAATAAGGAGGCTAAACTGGTCAATGCCGAAGGCGGTGTTGTGGAAGATATTGGTGCTGCCGAGTTTGTGCAGATAGGAGACTCTGAAAAGTTTAAGCTAGGTGAAGAATCACAATTCAAGGGGTCAAAGATGTATGATGTCAAAAGTGTGTATTTTTGCTGGATGAACAGAGACGCAGCTGTGACAGAGTACATCGAACTATGTGAGAACAACAAGGTTGACGTTATTTCCTTTGTTGAGAAGACGGACCTCATATCATATTTGAAAGGTGAGACAGATACATCCAACTATGTCATCAAACCAAACTCCGATGAGAAAGATGGCAAGAAAAGAGGTACCAGGGACGATGAGAAAGTGGACTATAAGGAAAGCAAGCGTTTGAAAATCGAAAGTGATCCGTTATTAAAGGAAATCAGCAAACATGAGATTGAATTGGTTGATCACGACAAGGCACTACGTGGTACGCAGAAGGCGAACGATTTCAGTAACCTAATCAGGGAATGCGAGTACAAGATTGTCAGGCCATTAAAGAGTGCGTCAAAGAAGCCTTCTACAACAAGCAAGGATGCAAGGAAGAAGGAAGTTGCTGGTAACGACAGCAGCTCATTAGCTactattttgaagaagaaggatcCGATTATTATACTCTCTCCGTCTGCGATTTCCATGTTGACAATGAACAACGTCAAGTTGTTCTTGCAGGATGGGAAATTTGTCGATCCGCAGGATATCAAGGAGGGGGCCAATTTGAATATGGTTCAAGTTATCAGACAGAGTAAAAAGTTTGGTAAAAAGATCAAATTTGTTGTGGTCTCCAACGTTGAGAAGTTTTTCGTAAAGCCCGAGTACTGGGATAGAGTCGTTGCGGTGTTTACCACTGGACAGGAATGGCAGTtcaaaaattacaaaatcAACCAACCGAACCTTTTGTTTCAGAAAGTCAAGGGGTTTTATGTGAACTACAGTGGAGATGTTATTCCTAACAACATCAAGAACTGGAATGTCCAAGTAATCAGTTTAGACCGGAACCAACGGTTCAAGGACAGGCAAGTGAGTGAATTCTTGTGGGAATCCATCGAACGGTTTATGATGAGCAGAGGATATAAATAG
- a CDS encoding uncharacterized protein (PKUD0A07500; similar to Saccharomyces cerevisiae YGR131W (FHN1) and YPR149W (NCE102); ancestral locus Anc_3.493), producing MLSYGDITLRILNFMFLTVTLGLTGSLAATTVTRHNPQVSYCVFAAAFGILTSSFYGVAAFFISFLASPLFLAIFDFMNFVFTFAGATALAVATRTHSCTNQKYLDENKVTQGSKDRCRKAQASTAFLYFSVFVFLFSLVMQCLNIMKNGFLAGSSPKVPRTGVPTMAQV from the coding sequence ATGCTCTCATACGGTGATATTACTCTTAGAATTCTAAACTTTATGTTCCTAACTGTCACGTTGGGTCTTACAGGTTCGTTAGCTGCAACCACCGTTACCCGCCACAACCCACAGGTTTCTTACTGTGTCTTTGCGGCGGCCTTTGGTATCTTGACCTCGAGTTTCTATGGTGTGGCTGCCTTTTTCATCTCCTTCCTTGCATCTCCTCTCTTTCTTGCAATCTTTGACTTTATGAACTTTGTGTTCACCTTTGCCGGCGCTACCGCATTGGCAGTTGCTACCAGAACCCACTCCTGTACCAACCAAAAGTACTTGGACGAAAACAAGGTCACCCAGGGTTCTAAGGACAGATGTAGAAAAGCACAGGCTTCCACCGCTTTTCTCTACTTTTctgtctttgttttcctcttctcCTTGGTTATGCAATGTTTGAACATCATGAAGAATGGTTTCCTTGCAGGCAGCTCTCCAAAGGTTCCAAGAACAGGTGTCCCAACTATGGCCCAAGTTTGA